CTCCATTGGGGTTTGGAAGAGCTCCACTGTCTTGGTTATTTGGGGCATCCTATTTTAGAACAATGCATGTTTAGGGTAACAAAAAAATATAGGGGGGATAATCCATTATTTGAAAGTTGAGGTTGAATTATATATGTGCCACTTACAGGTCGACCCGGGAAAAACGGGATCTTAGGTCCTCCAGTAACTTCAACAGCGAGCACTCCAGCAAGCTGTTCGATCgatgacaacaacaacaaaatgatAAGAAGTGGGAAACGATCGAGCAGAGATAGATTTTTAATTCACCAACAAGTTATACCTGGTAAAAGTCAGCATAAGTAACCTTGGGGTATTTACCCTTCACTTGCTCTGAAGAAGTATACATTTAAACAGTCAAGTTATTTAGTAATCTTTTGAGGACAGACGGACTAAAATGTCAAATGGGACAAACAAATAAGACACAGATAGAATAGGTTGTAGTAGTATGGTTTAACTTACCACAAAAATCAATACCAACTTTGATACCGTTGTTAGCAGGGTTGTTCAACTCATTTCTAATCGAACCATTTGGACCTCCTGTTTTTGTTTTAGCGTCATAAGTACCTGCTTCATGAAATCTACACCACCAAAACCATATTACTATTACAAAATGCTCAACCAAGATAACAAATGGAGTAACATTTTACAAAATAGAGCTAAACAAGGTAACAAAATTGAGAAGGAAATTAAAATTACGCTAAACGAAGGACAATGGGAGAAAACTTCTTGTTCTTCTGGAGAAGATCAAGAAGGTCTTTACGAGCACCCTCAATCTGTTTCAGATATTCAACATCTACAATGCTCTTTGTTGTTGCTGCCATGCTGCACTCttactaataataataactaaGCAAATTTTAAAGTGGAACACAATATAATTCACAAGGTATACAACTATGGCTTCATCGGTGGcctatatatatagaaaaaCTTCCAAGTTGTCACGTGCTTTGCAAACCATTTATTTGTTCACATTATTATAAATGAATAGTTATATAATGTAAGATAAGTTACATTTTCCATGGGCGGCTCTCGATTACAGCATCTAATTCTAGTAAAAAAGTAAAGTAGAAAGTTGATCCACTCTAGTCAATTGTTTTTATAAAGAAATGAAGAAATCTAGGATTTAAGTAAACAAGTTCTCATCCACTTGTACATATATTGACATTTCATATCCTTTTGATCCTTTGTATAGAGTTTTTGGAACTAGTAGAAGGCGTGTGTTTCTTTGGTCATATTCGGGTAATCGATTCTTCTACTCCCCGTATTTAAATAGAAGATATATTTGATCGGACACGTTATTAAAAAAGAAtagttgaataaaataaaataataaagcgaGTGGGGTTAtggtaaatattttaatcaagtaaAATATGTGAAAAACTTAAATTTTGGATGGGTGTAGGTCGgaggtttatgaaattaattgtttaatgtggtACTGGGTAATAGGGTATTATTTAAAATAGATGGTGAGgttgaaaagttactaaaaatggcaagtgtatctcctatttaaatacgaCCGGAAATCGTAAATgtatctcctatttaaatatggagggagtaatacttAATATATAATCTTAGTTGTGTGTTAAAAACATATTGACATTTCAGATAAAATACaacgtagtactccctccatatttaaaaaaaagataCATTTTGACCAGCACGTAATTTTAACAGAgtaagttgaatttattaaaataacatGAAAGTGAGGTAGTAAGTTagtatttattatagtaaaaagatgGTGAGAGTAAATATGATGAccacaaaaaagagagaaatattaatagtTGGAAGTGGGGActaagggggcgtttggttgggggtctttaggaaagggaaagggaatgatGGGGCTTCATTCCCtttgtttttttggtgttagcacccggttcacccttagagcaatccggattcggggccagttctgggtggataggttccattcCATTTGTTATTGTTTGTTTGGCGGATTTTGTCATTCTCTTTACCCTCTTTCCTTTTTCACCTACCCTCAAATCTCTCTACAATGATACCCTATCCCTCCCCTCCATGGTTTTCCATTCTCATTCCCTTGACCACCCTCTttacataataaataataaataatttattatttattatttaggagAGAGAGGGGAGAAAATGGGGAAACCAAACACCATTTTTAAATAAAGGATTTTCGttctattctccttgattcACATTCTCGTTCTCTTTCCCTTCCCCCTTCTCCAACCAAACGACCCATTTCagaatacggagggagtagatttttGTCACATACTAGCTCCGTTTCAGAATGTTCTTTATGGTTATTagttgcacaaatattaaga
This genomic stretch from Spinacia oleracea cultivar Varoflay chromosome 3, BTI_SOV_V1, whole genome shotgun sequence harbors:
- the LOC110790631 gene encoding L-ascorbate peroxidase 3, with the translated sequence MAATTKSIVDVEYLKQIEGARKDLLDLLQKNKKFSPIVLRLAFHEAGTYDAKTKTGGPNGSIRNELNNPANNGIKVGIDFCEQVKGKYPKVTYADFYQLAGVLAVEVTGGPKIPFFPGRPDAPNNQDSGALPNPNGDAKHLKDIFYRMGLNDRDIVVLSGSHTLGRANQDRSGFDGPFTEDPFKFDNSYYVNLRKSDTPGLVKFPTDKVLVEDPSFSRYVQLYAKDEKAFFAHYAESHKKMSELGFRPPTPAVKA